The Halococcus agarilyticus genome includes a region encoding these proteins:
- a CDS encoding carbon starvation CstA family protein, which produces MVQVLWLVVAALITFSVGYLGYSRYLARFVELDDERETPAHKYRDGQEYVPSRRSVLLGHHYSSIAGGAPIAGPITAAAAFGWLPAILWIAIGNPLFGAVHDFMSLSSSMRHEGKSIGYIIGEYVGERGKDMLLWFAFLTIILVIAAFAFLIGSIFDAFPQAATASVIYIALAVLFGVYLYQFDLPFLPGAVGFVAAVFAGVWVGLQYPIALAAREELPEGTIVLFGSALDWLPLAASINPNVAAWILVTVLYAFAASVLPVWVLLQPRDFLTSSLLYTGVGGMLLAIVVGSLVGFTTVDVVVPSAGIDVTVSSLTTQIEPFTGLVHSDLGPIFPFLFVTIACGTISGFHSLVSSGTTAKQLDNESDARLIGYGSMLGEGLLAVTAVVAVSIIATTTESLSAALVTFPAGGGALLTALGIPMLAAAAFIGLVFASFLLTSTDTAARLGRYMLEEIVGTPETSTQEIAVNRYVSTGILSVGGYFLVASGTWSNIWPLFGAANQTLAALALLVATVWLANWSDSKQLISTGVPLVFMIGVTIVALLWIGVIRNPGDILAGNYEGTIAAVSLALQSVIAIVLVGLTIGLLYLGITNVRNVRGGAGTGAVADGGEPSDD; this is translated from the coding sequence ATGGTACAGGTACTCTGGCTCGTCGTGGCGGCGCTCATCACGTTCAGCGTGGGATACCTCGGTTACTCGCGGTATCTCGCACGGTTCGTCGAACTCGACGACGAGCGCGAGACGCCGGCACACAAGTATCGTGACGGACAGGAGTACGTCCCCTCGCGGCGGTCGGTGCTGCTCGGCCACCACTACTCCTCGATCGCGGGCGGTGCGCCGATCGCGGGACCGATCACCGCCGCGGCGGCGTTCGGCTGGCTCCCGGCGATCCTCTGGATCGCGATCGGCAACCCACTCTTCGGGGCGGTGCACGACTTCATGTCGCTGTCCTCCAGCATGCGTCACGAGGGCAAGTCGATCGGATACATCATCGGCGAGTACGTCGGCGAACGCGGGAAGGACATGCTGCTGTGGTTCGCCTTCCTCACGATCATCCTCGTGATCGCGGCCTTCGCCTTCCTGATCGGGAGCATCTTCGACGCGTTCCCTCAGGCCGCCACCGCGTCGGTGATCTACATCGCGCTCGCGGTGCTCTTTGGGGTGTATCTCTACCAGTTCGATCTCCCCTTCCTTCCCGGTGCGGTCGGGTTCGTCGCGGCGGTGTTCGCCGGGGTCTGGGTCGGTCTCCAGTACCCGATCGCGCTGGCCGCGCGCGAGGAGCTCCCCGAGGGAACGATCGTGCTGTTCGGGAGCGCGCTCGACTGGCTGCCGCTCGCGGCGTCGATCAACCCGAACGTGGCGGCGTGGATCCTCGTCACCGTGCTCTACGCGTTCGCGGCGAGCGTCCTCCCGGTGTGGGTGTTGCTCCAGCCGCGTGACTTCCTGACGTCGAGCCTGCTCTACACCGGCGTCGGCGGCATGCTGCTCGCGATCGTCGTCGGGTCGCTCGTCGGCTTCACCACGGTCGACGTCGTGGTTCCCTCGGCGGGGATCGACGTCACGGTGAGTTCGCTCACGACCCAGATCGAACCGTTCACCGGACTCGTCCACTCGGATCTCGGCCCGATCTTCCCGTTCCTGTTCGTCACCATCGCCTGTGGGACGATCAGCGGCTTTCACTCGTTGGTCTCCTCGGGGACGACCGCGAAACAGCTCGACAACGAAAGCGACGCGCGACTCATCGGTTACGGCTCGATGCTCGGTGAGGGGCTGCTCGCGGTGACGGCGGTGGTCGCGGTCTCGATCATCGCCACCACCACCGAGTCGCTGAGTGCCGCGCTCGTGACCTTCCCGGCGGGCGGCGGCGCGCTGCTCACCGCTCTCGGGATCCCGATGCTCGCTGCGGCGGCCTTTATCGGCCTGGTGTTCGCGAGTTTCCTGCTGACGAGCACCGACACCGCCGCGCGGCTCGGCCGCTACATGCTCGAAGAGATCGTCGGCACGCCCGAGACGTCGACCCAGGAGATCGCGGTCAACCGGTACGTCAGTACCGGTATCCTCTCGGTCGGTGGGTACTTCCTCGTGGCGAGCGGCACGTGGTCGAACATCTGGCCACTGTTCGGAGCCGCGAACCAGACCCTCGCCGCGCTCGCGCTGCTGGTGGCGACGGTCTGGCTCGCCAACTGGAGCGACAGCAAGCAGCTGATCAGCACGGGCGTTCCGCTCGTGTTCATGATCGGGGTCACTATCGTCGCGCTGCTGTGGATCGGCGTGATACGCAATCCAGGGGACATCCTTGCGGGCAACTACGAGGGGACGATCGCAGCAGTTTCGCTCGCACTCCAGAGCGTGATCGCCATCGTGTTGGTGGGGCTGACGATCGGACTCCTCTATCTCGGCATCACCAACGTCCGCAACGTCCGTGGCGGTGCCGGCACTGGGGCTGTCGCCGACGGGGGTGAGCCGAGCGACGACTGA
- a CDS encoding DUF5814 domain-containing protein, whose translation MAITDKIYVKNHRRIGSQLETRIPRSAFSGATLDLLYSGEGLSKLDDATQERVLDFAEDFLDCDCESNPYCGHPERKFMRYLLDLRAQGLGPDAIVDVMGDEYLVTAYPGDVLSFLDSSVRTLEAMEDLANVEHDRDMQQRVSERKRDLL comes from the coding sequence GTGGCCATCACGGACAAGATCTACGTCAAGAACCACCGCCGGATCGGGTCCCAGCTCGAAACCCGGATCCCGCGGAGCGCGTTCAGCGGCGCGACCCTCGATCTGCTCTACTCCGGCGAGGGGCTCTCGAAGCTCGACGACGCAACACAAGAACGGGTGCTCGACTTCGCCGAGGACTTCCTCGACTGTGACTGCGAGTCGAACCCCTACTGTGGCCACCCCGAGCGGAAGTTCATGCGGTATCTGCTCGACCTTCGCGCCCAGGGGCTCGGCCCGGATGCCATCGTCGACGTGATGGGCGACGAGTATCTCGTGACGGCCTATCCGGGCGACGTGCTCTCCTTTCTCGACAGCTCGGTCCGCACGCTCGAAGCGATGGAGGACCTCGCGAACGTCGAGCACGACCGCGACATGCAGCAACGAGTGAGCGAACGAAAGCGCGACCTGCTCTAA
- a CDS encoding TRAM domain-containing protein gives MADCPLADECPSFSERVAGMGCQHYGNRGGAEWCNHYSQPIRELKSQPVQIGEELIVDVTDIHESGAGVGRTEDGFIVFVDGVLPDARARVKVTKVRSNHARADELERLPMDDEDEGDAGDAADGETDGDDGDGNERDGRPKRRERLGSRENFWGG, from the coding sequence ATGGCGGACTGTCCACTCGCCGACGAATGCCCGAGTTTCTCCGAGCGGGTCGCCGGGATGGGGTGTCAACACTACGGCAACCGGGGCGGCGCTGAGTGGTGCAACCACTACAGCCAGCCGATCCGCGAGCTCAAGTCCCAGCCCGTGCAGATCGGCGAGGAGCTGATCGTCGACGTGACGGACATCCACGAGAGCGGGGCCGGCGTCGGCCGGACTGAGGATGGATTCATCGTCTTCGTCGACGGCGTGCTCCCCGACGCACGCGCCCGAGTGAAAGTCACCAAAGTCCGCTCGAACCACGCGAGGGCCGACGAGCTCGAACGCCTGCCGATGGACGACGAGGACGAAGGCGACGCGGGCGACGCAGCGGACGGCGAAACCGACGGAGACGATGGCGACGGAAACGAGCGCGATGGCAGGCCGAAACGCCGCGAGCGGCTGGGTAGTCGGGAGAACTTCTGGGGCGGGTAG
- a CDS encoding CopG family transcriptional regulator: MGNKNKTISFRVNEDAFETLREIAEERDISLSAVFRNYVDMLVAHDGQVQVVPEHEVDDESTESGSSFPPKVEVPKSYVREHERLELEAEHLRDQLDEHRRYVTQLSQRLEEEEDGEDVIQLEELDDEADGEEPFRLG, translated from the coding sequence ATGGGCAACAAGAACAAGACGATCTCGTTTCGGGTGAACGAGGACGCCTTCGAGACGCTCCGCGAGATCGCCGAGGAGCGCGACATCTCGCTGTCGGCGGTCTTTCGGAACTACGTCGACATGCTGGTTGCCCACGACGGTCAGGTCCAGGTCGTCCCCGAGCACGAGGTCGACGACGAATCCACAGAGAGCGGGTCGAGCTTCCCGCCGAAAGTCGAGGTACCGAAGAGCTACGTTCGAGAGCACGAGCGGCTCGAACTCGAAGCCGAGCACCTCCGCGACCAGCTCGACGAGCACCGGCGGTACGTCACCCAGTTGAGCCAGCGTCTCGAAGAGGAGGAGGACGGCGAGGACGTGATCCAGCTCGAAGAGCTCGACGACGAGGCCGACGGCGAGGAACCCTTCAGACTGGGTTAG
- a CDS encoding glycosyltransferase, translating into MAPTVAVAHYPEGAGHATRMLAVARALEARGATVTLAGGGHGARFIEFNGYEQFEPAAVDFIGDYQGGSLARVLANSLPNSAHRVADYVGWLRREQPDALVTDDMFAAMAAEFADTRLFVCTHNASSYYDAVIEQGFTWLLNRHQQFAAEDFLYPSIWPADPGDPPGVTRVPPIALDVTDGDEGRPPVETDVLVVPSAYSNGFDELTDRLRTAGHDVTFVGSPDWECVPALLPHLRAADRVVCSGYSTVMEAAVAGTPCVIYPFTDEQHGVSRVIERTGVEGFQVEHSISHVVRAVGQPLDPPAYENGADHAAAHVLGERP; encoded by the coding sequence ATGGCACCCACTGTGGCCGTCGCCCACTACCCCGAGGGAGCGGGGCACGCGACCAGGATGCTGGCGGTCGCGCGCGCCCTCGAAGCCCGCGGCGCGACGGTCACGCTCGCCGGCGGCGGCCACGGTGCGCGCTTCATCGAGTTCAACGGGTACGAGCAGTTCGAACCCGCCGCCGTCGACTTCATCGGCGACTACCAGGGCGGCTCGCTCGCGCGCGTGCTCGCCAACAGCCTTCCCAACAGCGCCCACCGGGTGGCGGACTACGTGGGCTGGCTCCGACGCGAGCAGCCCGACGCGCTCGTGACCGACGACATGTTCGCCGCGATGGCGGCCGAGTTCGCCGACACGCGGCTGTTCGTCTGCACCCACAACGCCTCGTCGTACTACGACGCGGTCATCGAACAGGGCTTCACCTGGCTGCTCAACCGTCACCAGCAGTTCGCCGCGGAGGACTTCCTCTACCCATCGATCTGGCCGGCCGATCCCGGCGATCCTCCCGGTGTAACGCGTGTTCCGCCGATCGCGCTCGACGTGACGGACGGCGACGAGGGGCGACCACCCGTCGAGACCGACGTCCTCGTGGTGCCGAGCGCGTACTCGAACGGGTTCGACGAGCTCACGGATCGGCTTCGCACTGCGGGCCACGACGTGACGTTCGTCGGCAGCCCGGACTGGGAGTGCGTGCCCGCGTTGCTTCCCCATCTGCGTGCCGCCGATCGGGTGGTGTGTTCCGGCTACTCGACCGTGATGGAGGCCGCGGTCGCCGGCACGCCCTGTGTGATCTATCCGTTCACCGACGAACAACACGGCGTCTCGCGGGTCATCGAGCGCACGGGGGTCGAGGGGTTCCAGGTCGAGCACTCGATCTCCCACGTCGTCCGGGCAGTCGGCCAACCCCTCGACCCGCCGGCGTACGAGAACGGCGCGGACCACGCGGCGGCGCACGTCCTCGGCGAGCGACCGTAA
- a CDS encoding replication protein A, which translates to MKFTAWATSDLPELEEGAVYRLENVVTDEYEGRFSVKLNRTTTIEELDEELDVPESGGDSEDREVGSIDAPEEWVNVTAKITQLWEPRSESVGQVGLLGDPSGTLKFTKWAKSDLPELEEGSVYRLENVVTDEYEGDFSVKLNRTTTIEELDEEMEVGDDAITVEGALVDIQRGSGLIKRCPEERCTRVLQNGRCSEHGEVEGEFDLRVKAVIDDGNAVHETIFDREATEELAGISLDEAKEMAMDALDTTVVADEIREGVLGGYYRVEGPTLGRYVLANDFERLGGPTDAEETLIKARSL; encoded by the coding sequence ATCAAGTTCACGGCGTGGGCGACCTCCGACCTGCCCGAGCTCGAAGAGGGAGCGGTCTACCGGCTCGAAAACGTCGTCACCGACGAGTACGAGGGCCGCTTTTCAGTAAAGCTCAACCGGACGACCACGATCGAGGAGCTCGACGAGGAGCTCGACGTGCCCGAGTCGGGTGGCGACAGCGAGGACCGCGAGGTCGGTTCGATCGACGCGCCCGAGGAGTGGGTGAACGTCACCGCGAAGATCACCCAGCTCTGGGAGCCACGCAGCGAGTCGGTCGGCCAGGTCGGCCTACTGGGCGATCCCTCCGGCACGCTCAAGTTCACCAAGTGGGCGAAGTCGGACCTGCCCGAACTCGAAGAGGGGTCGGTGTACCGGCTCGAAAACGTGGTGACCGACGAGTACGAGGGGGATTTCTCGGTCAAGCTCAATCGGACGACCACGATCGAGGAGCTCGACGAGGAGATGGAGGTCGGTGACGACGCCATCACCGTGGAGGGCGCGCTGGTCGACATCCAGCGCGGTAGCGGCCTCATCAAGCGGTGTCCCGAGGAGCGGTGTACGCGCGTCCTCCAGAACGGGCGCTGTTCGGAGCACGGCGAGGTCGAGGGCGAGTTCGACCTCCGGGTGAAGGCCGTGATCGACGACGGCAACGCGGTCCACGAAACCATCTTCGATCGGGAGGCGACCGAAGAACTCGCCGGCATCTCGCTCGACGAGGCGAAGGAGATGGCGATGGACGCGCTCGATACTACTGTGGTGGCCGACGAGATCCGCGAGGGAGTCCTCGGCGGGTACTACCGCGTCGAGGGCCCCACTCTCGGCCGGTACGTGCTCGCGAACGACTTCGAGCGGCTCGGCGGGCCGACGGACGCCGAGGAAACGCTCATCAAAGCGAGGTCGCTGTAA
- the ilvD gene encoding dihydroxy-acid dehydratase, producing MSQQPKSPEADHEGGSRDRGEAGSPEGLRSREVTDGPERAPHRAMFRAMGFDDADLDSPMVGIANPAADITPCNVHLDSVAESAIEGVDEAEGMPIEFGTITISDAISMGTEGMKASLVSREVIADSVELVAFGERMDALVTVAGCDKNLPGMMMAAIRTDLPSVFCYGGSILPGEHGGREVTVQDVFEGVGTYAEGEMSREELDDLERSACPGAGSCGGMFTANTMASIAEAIGLAPLGSASPPAESDERRVVAREAGEIALDAVAEDRKPSDILTRASFENAIALQVAMGGSTNAVLHLLAMAAEAGIDLDIETFDEISRRTPKIANLQPGGTRVMKDLHDAGGVPVVVRRLVEGGYMDGDAMTVTGRTIAEELNELDLPDDESIDADFLRPVSDPFYEEGAIRILTGNLAPDGAVIKVTGEEGLRHEGPVRVFEREEGAMEYVQEGHVDSGDVLCIRNEGPKGGPGMREMLGVTSAVAGQGHAEDVALFTDGRFSGATRGFSIGHVAPEAFADGPIAALEDGDRVTIDVAERTLEVDLTDAEIESRLAERERPDPDYTSGVLAKYGAMFGSAADGAVTNPSAKRE from the coding sequence ATGAGTCAGCAGCCGAAATCGCCCGAGGCGGACCACGAGGGCGGGTCGAGGGATCGAGGTGAAGCCGGATCGCCCGAGGGTCTCCGGAGCCGCGAAGTCACGGACGGCCCCGAGCGCGCGCCCCATCGAGCGATGTTCCGCGCGATGGGGTTCGACGACGCGGACCTCGACTCGCCGATGGTCGGCATCGCGAACCCCGCCGCCGACATCACGCCGTGTAACGTCCACCTCGATTCGGTCGCCGAGAGCGCCATCGAGGGCGTCGACGAGGCGGAGGGGATGCCGATCGAGTTCGGCACGATCACGATCTCGGATGCGATCTCGATGGGTACTGAAGGAATGAAGGCCTCGCTCGTGAGTCGGGAGGTGATCGCCGACTCCGTGGAGCTGGTGGCCTTCGGCGAGCGCATGGACGCCCTCGTCACCGTCGCGGGCTGTGACAAGAACCTCCCCGGGATGATGATGGCCGCGATTCGGACCGATCTACCGTCGGTGTTTTGCTACGGCGGGTCGATCCTGCCTGGCGAGCACGGGGGCCGGGAAGTCACCGTCCAGGACGTCTTCGAAGGCGTCGGCACGTACGCCGAGGGTGAGATGAGCCGCGAGGAGCTCGACGACCTCGAACGCAGCGCCTGCCCCGGTGCGGGCTCGTGCGGTGGGATGTTCACCGCGAACACGATGGCGTCGATCGCGGAGGCGATCGGCCTCGCACCGCTCGGGAGTGCGAGCCCACCCGCAGAAAGCGACGAGCGCCGGGTAGTCGCCCGGGAAGCGGGTGAGATCGCGCTTGACGCGGTCGCGGAGGACCGCAAACCGTCGGACATCCTAACGCGTGCGAGCTTCGAGAACGCGATCGCGCTTCAGGTCGCGATGGGTGGCTCCACGAACGCCGTGCTCCACCTGCTGGCGATGGCCGCCGAGGCGGGCATCGACCTCGACATCGAGACCTTCGACGAGATCTCCCGGCGGACGCCGAAGATCGCGAACCTCCAGCCCGGCGGCACGCGCGTCATGAAGGACCTCCACGACGCCGGGGGCGTGCCGGTCGTGGTTCGCCGGCTCGTCGAGGGTGGCTACATGGACGGCGACGCGATGACCGTCACCGGGCGCACGATCGCCGAGGAGCTCAACGAACTCGACCTTCCCGACGACGAGTCGATCGACGCCGACTTCCTTCGGCCCGTCTCGGACCCGTTCTACGAGGAGGGCGCGATCCGGATCCTGACGGGGAACCTCGCACCCGACGGCGCGGTCATCAAGGTCACTGGCGAGGAGGGCCTCCGCCACGAGGGTCCGGTTCGAGTGTTCGAACGCGAGGAGGGCGCGATGGAGTACGTCCAGGAGGGTCACGTCGACTCCGGCGACGTGCTCTGCATTCGCAACGAGGGGCCGAAGGGTGGACCCGGGATGCGCGAGATGCTCGGCGTGACCTCCGCGGTCGCGGGCCAGGGTCACGCGGAGGACGTCGCGCTCTTCACCGATGGGCGGTTCTCGGGGGCGACTCGCGGGTTCTCGATCGGTCACGTCGCACCCGAGGCGTTCGCCGACGGGCCGATCGCCGCGCTGGAGGACGGCGACCGCGTGACGATCGACGTCGCCGAACGGACTCTCGAAGTCGACCTCACCGACGCCGAGATCGAGTCCCGCCTGGCCGAGCGCGAGCGGCCCGATCCCGACTACACTTCGGGCGTGCTCGCGAAGTACGGGGCGATGTTCGGTTCAGCGGCCGACGGTGCGGTGACGAACCCCAGTGCGAAGCGGGAATAG
- a CDS encoding RPA family protein — protein sequence MSGAPTREVAQRVFAREFNDGSETFKESDEERAPVYLLLPTGERANRIFFVGTLTETEDVGSDSEYWQGRVVDPTGTFYVYAGQYQPEAASALREIEPPEYVAVAGKPRTFETDDGETNVAVRPESITVVDADARDRWVVEAAERTIERIQAFDDDTNEYARMAAERYDLPVENYRRAAVSALESLEEADEVAIDAD from the coding sequence ATGAGTGGCGCACCCACCCGCGAGGTCGCCCAGCGCGTGTTCGCGAGGGAGTTCAACGACGGCAGCGAGACGTTCAAGGAGAGCGACGAGGAGCGCGCGCCGGTCTACCTCCTGCTGCCGACGGGCGAGCGCGCGAACCGGATCTTCTTCGTGGGCACGCTGACCGAGACCGAAGACGTCGGCTCGGATTCGGAGTACTGGCAGGGCCGCGTGGTCGATCCCACCGGGACGTTCTACGTCTACGCCGGCCAGTACCAGCCCGAGGCCGCGAGCGCGCTTCGGGAGATCGAACCCCCGGAGTACGTCGCAGTGGCGGGCAAGCCCCGAACGTTCGAGACCGACGACGGCGAGACCAACGTCGCGGTTCGCCCCGAATCGATCACCGTGGTCGACGCCGACGCCCGCGACCGCTGGGTGGTCGAGGCCGCCGAGCGGACGATCGAGCGGATCCAGGCGTTCGACGACGATACCAACGAGTACGCCCGAATGGCGGCCGAGCGCTACGATCTGCCAGTCGAGAACTACCGGCGCGCGGCGGTGTCGGCGCTCGAAAGCCTCGAAGAGGCCGACGAGGTCGCGATCGACGCCGACTGA
- a CDS encoding GNAT family N-acetyltransferase — protein MPGPVFIEGERIELRTVEEEDIEFLTRGVNHPAIRRYISAFRTPQNGERYDEVFENVDSSENGASLLVCADGERVGSVQLYPVDDGRGTANLAYWIDPEHQNDGYATEACELVVAYGFEELRLHRISAVTMAPNAASRRVLERLGFTHEGTKRESAFAEGEHVDEEQYGLLETEWRERREQHDETRSAP, from the coding sequence ATGCCAGGACCGGTCTTCATCGAGGGCGAACGGATCGAACTCAGAACCGTCGAAGAGGAGGATATCGAGTTCCTCACCCGCGGCGTGAACCATCCCGCGATCCGCCGGTACATCTCGGCGTTTCGAACACCACAGAACGGAGAGCGTTACGACGAGGTCTTCGAGAACGTCGATAGCAGCGAGAACGGGGCGAGCCTCCTCGTCTGCGCCGACGGCGAGCGGGTCGGCTCCGTTCAGTTGTATCCCGTCGACGACGGCCGCGGCACGGCGAACCTCGCGTACTGGATCGACCCCGAACACCAGAACGACGGTTACGCGACGGAGGCGTGCGAGCTCGTCGTCGCGTACGGCTTCGAGGAGCTTCGACTCCATCGCATCTCGGCGGTGACGATGGCTCCGAACGCCGCCTCGCGACGGGTACTCGAACGCCTCGGCTTCACCCACGAGGGGACGAAACGCGAGTCGGCGTTCGCCGAGGGTGAGCACGTCGACGAGGAGCAGTACGGCCTGCTCGAAACCGAGTGGCGCGAAAGACGCGAGCAACACGACGAAACGAGGTCGGCTCCGTAG
- the hisI gene encoding phosphoribosyl-AMP cyclohydrolase produces MSRTDSAAAPELDFGADGLVPVVAQDSDSREILMLAYASPEAVERTRETGLAHYYSRSREELWQKGATSGHVQNVTEVRVDCDGDALLYLVEQEGGACHTGHRSCFYRTLDGEHVGDRVFDPDDVYE; encoded by the coding sequence ATGAGTCGGACGGATTCGGCCGCCGCCCCCGAACTCGATTTCGGTGCAGACGGGTTGGTTCCGGTCGTTGCCCAGGACAGCGACAGCCGCGAGATCCTGATGCTGGCCTACGCCTCCCCCGAAGCGGTCGAACGCACCCGCGAGACCGGGCTGGCCCACTACTACTCGCGCAGCCGCGAGGAGCTCTGGCAGAAAGGTGCGACCAGCGGTCACGTCCAGAACGTCACGGAAGTGCGGGTCGACTGCGACGGCGACGCGCTGCTCTACCTCGTCGAACAGGAGGGTGGAGCCTGCCATACCGGCCACCGGAGCTGTTTCTACCGCACGCTCGACGGCGAGCACGTCGGCGACCGTGTGTTCGATCCCGACGACGTCTATGAGTGA
- a CDS encoding inorganic phosphate transporter yields the protein MAWALGASSNSPPFAPAVGANALPTMRAAFFIGVFAALGAVAQGGSISETVGQDLINGVSITPLAAAAGLLTAAAFIAVGVQTGYPIPAAFATTGAIVGAGLGLGGDPAFGTYQRLGTFWIAVPFVSASIAYGTATLLRRDDVPEEIGVSALAGIVGVVLANVRLAIFPAPDGQGTLAGFVSRQTGGGIDLVGTYDLVGLVASLVFGALVFLAVRRQMRRSVDAGIRQFLIGLGAIVAFSSGGSQVGLATGPLEPLFDSLGTPGIFLLGLGATGILLGAWMGSPRLLQAVSREYSQLGVRRSIAALIPGFLIAQAAIALGIPISFNNIIISSVIGSGLVVGSTGVSSRKIGVTVAAWLATLVGSTAVGFGFYRLLAIVTGA from the coding sequence ATGGCGTGGGCGCTCGGTGCGTCGTCGAACTCGCCACCCTTCGCCCCCGCGGTCGGCGCGAACGCGCTCCCGACGATGCGTGCGGCCTTCTTCATCGGTGTGTTCGCCGCGCTCGGCGCGGTCGCTCAGGGTGGGAGCATCTCCGAGACGGTCGGTCAGGACCTCATCAACGGCGTCTCGATCACGCCGCTCGCGGCCGCCGCCGGCCTCCTCACCGCGGCGGCGTTCATCGCGGTCGGCGTCCAGACCGGCTACCCGATCCCGGCGGCGTTCGCCACGACCGGCGCGATCGTCGGCGCGGGGCTGGGGCTCGGCGGCGACCCCGCCTTCGGCACCTACCAGCGCCTCGGGACGTTCTGGATCGCGGTGCCGTTCGTCTCGGCCTCGATCGCCTACGGGACCGCGACCCTGCTGCGCCGTGACGACGTGCCCGAGGAGATCGGGGTGTCGGCGCTCGCCGGGATCGTCGGGGTCGTGCTCGCGAACGTCCGGCTCGCGATCTTCCCCGCCCCCGACGGCCAGGGCACGCTCGCGGGGTTCGTCTCTCGGCAGACGGGCGGCGGGATCGACCTCGTCGGGACGTACGACCTCGTGGGCCTGGTCGCGAGCCTCGTGTTCGGCGCGCTGGTCTTCCTCGCCGTCCGCCGGCAGATGCGACGGTCGGTCGATGCCGGCATCCGACAGTTCCTGATCGGGCTCGGCGCGATCGTGGCGTTTTCGAGCGGCGGGAGCCAGGTCGGGCTCGCGACCGGCCCGCTCGAACCCCTGTTCGACTCGCTCGGCACCCCGGGGATCTTCCTGCTCGGCCTCGGCGCGACCGGGATCCTGCTCGGGGCGTGGATGGGGTCGCCACGCCTCCTCCAGGCGGTCTCGCGCGAGTACTCGCAGCTGGGTGTCCGGCGGTCGATCGCCGCGCTGATCCCTGGCTTTCTCATCGCCCAGGCGGCGATCGCGCTCGGGATCCCGATCTCGTTCAACAACATCATCATCTCGAGCGTGATCGGGAGCGGCCTCGTCGTGGGTTCCACGGGGGTATCGAGTCGGAAGATCGGCGTGACGGTCGCGGCGTGGCTGGCGACGCTCGTCGGTTCGACCGCCGTCGGCTTCGGGTTCTACCGCCTGCTCGCGATCGTGACCGGCGCGTAG
- a CDS encoding DUF7091 family protein, which yields MSDERRRGFLGATARAAGRRFAAAKRAYSQGQERADAEGPYDEHARIVCRRHAQKRTVVLDGYVPDCFEAGHPDCEGCLEDVRDGTVETW from the coding sequence ATGAGCGACGAGCGGCGCAGAGGGTTTCTCGGGGCGACCGCGCGCGCAGCGGGTCGCCGGTTCGCGGCGGCGAAGCGCGCCTACAGCCAAGGCCAGGAACGCGCCGACGCCGAGGGTCCCTACGACGAGCACGCCCGGATCGTCTGTCGCCGCCACGCCCAGAAGCGCACCGTGGTCCTCGACGGCTACGTTCCCGACTGCTTCGAGGCTGGCCATCCCGACTGCGAGGGCTGTCTCGAAGACGTTCGCGACGGCACCGTCGAGACGTGGTGA